One genomic segment of Verrucomicrobiia bacterium includes these proteins:
- a CDS encoding response regulator has product MPNHDAMTTDSTSARLLIVDDEVAQMKALCNTLKDQGFNTTGFASSKAALAHLREQKFDLLLTDMMMPEMDGITLLRSALELDPSLIVIIMTGEGTISTAVESMKSGAFDYMLKPFKLSVLLPVVARALAVRQLRARNAELEASVRQHTLDLEAANKELESFSYSVSHDLRSPLRHIEGFAKLLKLNHADQLPEEAQEFIERITYSTGRMGILIDDLLKFSRLGRQHLSRGDVNVSALVAEVLEELKKDQGDRPLDIRVGPLPNCSGDWSLLRQVYINLLSNAFKFTRGKNPAVIEVGFEEKAGERIYFVRDNGAGFDMKDAQKLFGVFQRLHAQTEFDGTGVGLSIVQRIIQRHGGRIWADAAPGEGATFHFTIPG; this is encoded by the coding sequence ATGCCAAATCACGACGCCATGACCACCGACAGCACGTCCGCGCGGCTCCTGATCGTTGACGATGAGGTGGCGCAGATGAAGGCGCTCTGCAACACGTTAAAAGATCAGGGCTTCAACACCACGGGCTTCGCCTCGTCGAAAGCCGCGCTGGCGCATCTTCGCGAACAGAAGTTTGACCTCTTGCTGACCGACATGATGATGCCCGAGATGGACGGCATCACCCTCTTGCGCTCCGCCCTGGAATTGGACCCCTCGCTGATCGTAATCATCATGACCGGCGAAGGCACGATTTCAACAGCGGTGGAATCCATGAAGTCCGGCGCTTTCGACTACATGCTCAAGCCTTTTAAGCTGAGCGTGCTGCTGCCGGTGGTGGCCCGCGCGCTGGCCGTGCGGCAGTTGCGCGCGCGAAATGCGGAATTGGAAGCCAGCGTCCGCCAACACACGCTGGACTTGGAAGCGGCGAACAAGGAATTGGAATCATTCAGCTATTCTGTTTCCCACGATCTGCGCAGTCCGTTGCGTCACATCGAAGGCTTTGCCAAACTTCTGAAATTGAACCATGCCGACCAACTGCCGGAGGAGGCGCAGGAATTCATCGAACGCATCACCTATAGCACGGGGCGCATGGGCATCTTGATTGATGATTTGCTCAAGTTCTCGCGGTTGGGACGCCAGCACCTTTCACGCGGGGACGTCAATGTCTCCGCGCTCGTCGCGGAAGTGCTCGAGGAGTTGAAAAAAGACCAGGGCGATCGGCCGCTGGACATCCGCGTCGGCCCGCTGCCGAATTGCAGCGGCGATTGGTCATTGCTGAGACAGGTTTACATCAATCTTCTCTCCAACGCGTTTAAATTCACGCGCGGCAAAAATCCCGCGGTGATCGAAGTTGGCTTTGAAGAAAAAGCCGGTGAACGAATTTATTTCGTGCGCGACAACGGAGCCGGTTTTGACATGAAGGACGCGCAAAAACTCTTCGGCGTTTTCCAGCGCTTGCACGCGCAAACCGAATTCGATGGCACCGGCGTCGGCCTGTCCATCGTGCAGCGCATCATTCAAAGACATGGAGGCCGCATCTGGGCCGATGCCGCCCCCGGCGAGGGCGCGACTTTCCATTTCACGATTCCCGGGTGA
- a CDS encoding ATP-binding protein yields the protein MHRLQHLPIKRKLTLVIVLASSVVLLLACAALAAFQLYEFRRAMVRDMTVLADVLATNTRAAVSFQDEDAARESLRALQAEPFVMAASIYNARGERLADYIRSGRVVFPAKPGPAGHQFIDGHLLIFRPIILRDKTIGTMFLQADLAGVYQRLRFFGGIALLVLCGSFVLAFILAGPLQRPISVPILALAETARTIAEYKDYTVRAPPQGRNEVGMLTDAFNQMLSGIAERETALNTANETLRAEIAERKHAEGRVQAQLARLELLNQITRAIGERKNLQNIFQVAIRNLEEHLPVNFSCIGIYDPSGAGSLTIASVGKNSAKLAADLDMQEKAQIPVGENGLARCVRGHLVYESDTSQVHFPIPKRLARAGVRSIVVAPLLVESKVFGVLFAGRTEPKAFSSGECEFLKQLSEHIALAAHQAQLYDALQQAYDDLRQTQQAVMQQERLRALGQMASGIAHDINNAISPVALYTESLLENEPNLSTRARGYLETIQHAIEDVAATVARMREFYRQRETQLAPTPVRINDLMKQVIDLSRARWSDMPQQRGFMIKLATEFEPDLPVVMGVESEIREALINLIFNAVDAMPDGGTLTLRTKLAWPKSMTPAQAHGKRLYVEVSDTGVGMEEDTRRRCLEPFFTTKGERGTGLGLAMVYGTVRRHGAEIEIDSAVGRGTTMRLNFPVPAEAVAEATKTAVPYVLPSRLRLLVVDDDPLLIKSLCDILETDGHFVVTANGGQAGIDTFRSTLSRGESFDVVFTDLGMPYVDGRKVASAVKETSPSTPVILLTGWGQRLIIEGDVPPHVDQVLNKPPKLRELREALTRCLRGKNS from the coding sequence ATGCATCGCCTCCAACATCTCCCCATCAAACGCAAGCTGACGCTGGTGATCGTGCTGGCCAGTTCGGTGGTGTTGTTGCTCGCCTGCGCCGCGCTCGCCGCGTTTCAACTCTACGAATTCCGCCGCGCCATGGTGCGCGACATGACCGTGCTCGCCGATGTGCTCGCCACGAATACCCGCGCAGCCGTGTCATTCCAGGATGAAGACGCCGCGCGCGAATCACTGCGCGCGCTCCAGGCTGAGCCGTTCGTGATGGCCGCCAGTATTTATAACGCGCGCGGCGAACGGCTGGCCGATTATATCCGTTCGGGCCGGGTCGTATTCCCCGCGAAGCCGGGCCCCGCGGGCCATCAATTTATTGATGGGCATCTGTTGATTTTTCGCCCGATCATTCTCCGGGATAAAACCATTGGCACGATGTTTCTTCAGGCCGACCTCGCGGGAGTTTATCAACGGTTGCGTTTCTTTGGCGGCATCGCGCTCCTCGTTCTTTGCGGCTCGTTCGTCCTGGCCTTCATTCTGGCCGGGCCGTTGCAGCGTCCCATTTCCGTGCCGATCCTTGCGCTGGCCGAAACCGCCCGCACCATTGCCGAATATAAGGACTATACCGTCCGCGCGCCGCCACAAGGTCGCAACGAAGTCGGCATGCTCACCGACGCTTTTAACCAGATGCTCTCCGGCATTGCCGAGCGGGAAACCGCCTTGAATACCGCCAACGAAACCTTGCGCGCGGAAATCGCCGAACGCAAACACGCCGAGGGCCGTGTGCAGGCGCAACTCGCCCGCCTCGAATTGCTCAATCAGATCACCCGCGCCATCGGCGAACGCAAAAATCTTCAGAACATTTTTCAGGTTGCCATTCGCAATCTGGAAGAGCACTTGCCGGTCAACTTCAGTTGCATCGGCATCTACGATCCGTCCGGCGCGGGCAGCCTCACCATCGCCAGCGTGGGAAAAAACAGCGCCAAGCTGGCCGCGGATTTGGACATGCAGGAAAAAGCGCAAATCCCCGTTGGCGAAAATGGCCTCGCCCGTTGCGTGCGCGGGCATCTGGTGTATGAGTCTGACACCAGCCAGGTTCACTTCCCGATTCCCAAACGGCTCGCGCGCGCCGGCGTGCGCTCGATTGTCGTGGCGCCGCTGCTGGTCGAGAGCAAGGTCTTCGGCGTCCTCTTCGCCGGGCGCACCGAGCCGAAAGCTTTCAGCAGTGGCGAATGCGAATTCCTCAAGCAGTTGAGCGAACACATCGCGCTCGCGGCGCATCAGGCGCAGCTTTACGATGCCCTGCAACAAGCCTACGACGACTTGCGGCAAACCCAGCAGGCGGTCATGCAGCAGGAACGTCTGCGCGCGCTGGGCCAGATGGCCAGCGGCATCGCTCACGACATCAACAACGCCATTTCGCCGGTCGCGCTTTACACGGAATCCCTGCTGGAAAATGAGCCCAATCTCAGCACCCGGGCGCGCGGTTATCTGGAAACAATTCAACACGCCATCGAAGACGTCGCTGCCACGGTCGCGCGCATGCGCGAGTTTTATCGCCAGCGGGAAACCCAGTTGGCGCCCACGCCCGTTCGCATCAATGATTTGATGAAACAGGTCATAGACCTTTCACGCGCCCGCTGGAGCGACATGCCGCAGCAGCGCGGTTTCATGATTAAATTAGCCACGGAATTCGAACCCGATCTGCCCGTCGTCATGGGCGTCGAAAGTGAAATCCGCGAGGCGCTCATCAATCTTATCTTTAACGCGGTGGATGCCATGCCGGACGGCGGCACGCTGACGTTGCGCACCAAACTGGCGTGGCCAAAATCCATGACACCCGCACAGGCTCACGGCAAACGTCTGTATGTGGAAGTCAGCGATACCGGCGTCGGCATGGAGGAAGACACCCGCCGCCGATGCCTCGAACCGTTCTTCACGACGAAAGGCGAACGCGGCACCGGCCTGGGACTGGCGATGGTTTACGGAACCGTTCGCCGTCATGGCGCCGAGATTGAGATAGACAGTGCCGTGGGCCGCGGGACCACCATGCGCTTGAATTTTCCCGTGCCTGCCGAGGCGGTTGCCGAAGCCACGAAGACAGCAGTGCCTTACGTTCTGCCATCACGACTGCGCCTGCTCGTGGTGGACGACGATCCCCTGCTTATCAAATCGCTTTGCGATATTTTGGAAACCGACGGACACTTCGTCGTCACCGCGAACGGAGGACAGGCCGGCATTGACACATTCCGTTCAACGCTGTCGCGAGGAGAATCCTTTGACGTCGTCTTCACTGATTTAGGCATGCCCTATGTGGATGGCCGCAAAGTGGCCAGCGCGGTGAAGGAAACCTCTCCCTCCACGCCGGTGATCCTGCTGACCGGCTGGGGCCAGCGCTTGATCATCGAGGGCGATGTGCCGCCGCATGTGGACCAGGTGCTCAACAAGCCGCCCAAGCTGCGCGAACTCCGCGAGGCGTTGACTCGCTGCTTGCGCGGCAAAAACTCTTGA
- a CDS encoding YfiR family protein has translation MNLALENVFSRAARAVRFLLLCLAASSFAFTPGQSDAETTVSKEYQLKAAFLYNFVQFVQWPGNAFTNAQTPFVIGILGDDPFGAALDETVQGQTVLDHKLIVQRAKRLEDLRDCQLIFVSKSEKSRMADILSTLKDRPVLTVSETQGFASHGGMINFYLDGKKVRFELNPEAAQQRGLKISSQLLSLGKIVESEPGATLK, from the coding sequence ATGAACCTCGCGCTCGAAAACGTATTTTCTCGAGCCGCCCGGGCTGTGCGGTTTCTGCTGCTTTGCCTCGCGGCATCCAGCTTCGCATTTACCCCGGGCCAAAGCGATGCGGAGACGACGGTCTCGAAAGAATACCAGCTCAAGGCGGCATTCTTATATAATTTCGTTCAATTCGTCCAATGGCCGGGCAATGCTTTCACCAATGCCCAGACGCCTTTTGTCATCGGCATTTTGGGCGATGACCCATTCGGCGCCGCACTGGACGAAACCGTTCAAGGCCAGACCGTGCTGGACCATAAATTGATTGTTCAGCGGGCCAAACGGCTTGAAGACCTCCGCGACTGCCAGCTTATTTTTGTCAGCAAATCGGAAAAGTCGCGCATGGCGGATATTCTTTCCACCTTGAAAGACCGCCCGGTGTTGACCGTGAGTGAGACGCAGGGCTTTGCCAGTCACGGCGGCATGATCAATTTTTATTTGGATGGAAAAAAGGTGAGGTTCGAATTGAACCCCGAAGCGGCGCAACAGCGGGGCCTGAAAATCAGTTCCCAACTGCTCAGCCTGGGAAAGATCGTGGAGTCCGAACCCGGCGCAACCCTCAAGTGA
- a CDS encoding TonB-dependent receptor has product MSLEELMNQDVTSVSKEPIPYLQAPAAIQVITQDEIRRSGASSIPEALRLADNLNVAQINSSSWAISARGFNGQFANKLLVLMDGRTVYTPLFSGVLWDMQDYLLEDLDRIEVVSGPGGTLWGANAVNGVINITSKSAKDTQGLYTETGGGTELREFAAARYGGVLASNVYYRVYGKYFNRGDESPGDPHALGSGGDSWRQGRGGFRIDAENIPGNTFTLQGDYFTGNEDIQPSVGNSGVSGGNILGRWSHPFSEDSDMTLQVYYDRTHLALPKTNESFDFIVPFGEPAGTLKDTLDTYDVDFQHHFQLLNWNRVAWGLGYRFTYDSLQGAPTTTFLPPILKQNLFSGFVQDEIKLGPKVILTLGTKLDHNDYTHWEVQPSGRLQWNVTSNQMIWGAISRAVREPSRIDRELRTPTGVPPIIALFGFPSSILNGSESFTSETVVAYELGYRAELGPKLSTSLSTFFNDYDNIRSVSPGPPPFFLPETFQNNLTAQTCGLELSADWQVSDWWRLHGGYSLLNERVHVKPGQVDATHALNETADPANQFSIRSSFDLPQNIELDNELRWVDSLRVNNNGSPATVPSYFEMDARIGWKPKPWLELALVGQNLLHDSHYEFGVPGTADADAIRRSFYGKVSIRW; this is encoded by the coding sequence ATGAGCCTGGAAGAGTTGATGAACCAGGATGTCACCTCGGTATCCAAGGAGCCCATACCCTACCTGCAAGCGCCAGCCGCCATTCAAGTCATCACGCAGGACGAAATCCGGCGCTCGGGTGCGAGCAGCATTCCAGAAGCGTTGCGCCTTGCCGACAATTTGAACGTGGCGCAGATCAACTCTTCCAGCTGGGCCATCAGCGCCCGTGGATTCAACGGCCAATTCGCCAATAAACTTTTGGTGTTGATGGATGGCCGGACGGTTTACACCCCGCTTTTTTCCGGCGTGCTTTGGGACATGCAGGATTATCTGCTGGAAGATCTGGACCGCATTGAAGTCGTCAGCGGACCCGGCGGCACGCTTTGGGGAGCCAACGCGGTCAACGGCGTCATTAACATCACCAGCAAGAGCGCCAAGGATACGCAGGGGCTTTACACCGAAACCGGCGGTGGAACCGAGCTTCGCGAATTCGCCGCCGCGCGCTACGGCGGTGTCCTGGCCTCCAATGTCTATTACCGGGTTTATGGCAAATATTTCAATCGCGGCGATGAATCGCCGGGCGATCCACACGCTCTTGGTTCGGGCGGCGATTCGTGGCGGCAGGGGCGCGGCGGTTTTCGGATTGATGCCGAAAACATTCCCGGGAACACATTCACTCTGCAAGGCGATTACTTCACTGGGAACGAAGACATTCAGCCCAGCGTCGGCAACTCCGGCGTAAGCGGCGGAAATATCCTCGGCCGGTGGTCGCATCCTTTCTCCGAGGACTCCGACATGACGTTGCAGGTATATTATGACCGCACGCACCTCGCTTTGCCCAAGACCAATGAATCTTTTGATTTTATCGTACCGTTTGGTGAACCAGCCGGAACTTTAAAAGACACGCTCGATACTTATGACGTGGATTTTCAACATCATTTCCAATTACTGAATTGGAACCGCGTCGCGTGGGGACTCGGCTACCGATTTACTTACGATTCACTCCAGGGAGCGCCGACCACAACTTTTCTTCCGCCTATCTTGAAACAAAATCTGTTCAGCGGTTTCGTGCAGGATGAAATCAAGCTGGGCCCAAAAGTGATCCTGACTCTCGGAACGAAACTGGATCATAATGACTACACCCATTGGGAAGTCCAGCCGAGCGGGCGTTTGCAATGGAATGTGACGAGCAATCAGATGATCTGGGGCGCGATTTCCCGCGCCGTCCGCGAACCCTCCCGCATTGACCGCGAATTGCGCACGCCCACGGGAGTGCCTCCAATCATTGCGCTATTTGGATTCCCTTCGAGCATCCTGAATGGCTCCGAGAGTTTCACTTCGGAAACCGTCGTCGCCTATGAATTGGGTTATCGCGCCGAACTGGGCCCCAAACTGTCCACGTCTCTCTCCACTTTTTTCAACGATTATGACAATATCCGAAGCGTCTCACCCGGACCGCCGCCGTTTTTTCTTCCCGAAACTTTTCAGAATAATCTCACCGCGCAAACTTGCGGGCTTGAACTGAGCGCGGACTGGCAGGTGAGCGATTGGTGGCGTCTCCACGGCGGATACAGCCTGCTCAACGAACGCGTTCACGTCAAACCCGGCCAGGTGGATGCCACCCACGCGCTCAACGAAACCGCCGATCCCGCCAATCAATTTTCCATCCGCTCCTCGTTCGATCTGCCGCAGAATATCGAACTCGACAACGAATTGCGCTGGGTGGATTCCCTGCGCGTCAATAACAATGGCTCTCCCGCAACCGTTCCGAGTTATTTTGAGATGGACGCGCGCATCGGCTGGAAACCCAAGCCGTGGCTTGAACTCGCCCTCGTCGGCCAAAATCTTTTGCATGACAGCCATTACGAATTTGGAGTTCCGGGCACAGCCGATGCAGATGCCATCCGGCGCAGCTTTTACGGCAAAGTATCCATCCGATGGTAA
- a CDS encoding sensor histidine kinase, protein MKQSPNRANAFFILAAVVSVFAVGFVDYATGREITFSVFYLLAVGMAAWFVNRGFAIFISVLSVVVSVAGDLASGARYPNPLVPIWNAFILLTFYLVVVWLLARLRSLHNELEARVKLRTNELTEQMGERERLERELLEVSDREQRRIGQDLHDSLCQHLTGTALAGQVLEEKLAMRNVPEAADASKVVELVEEGIALSRKLAKGLHPIEMEAGGLMQALEELAANTGDLFKVSCRFECDSPVLIHDVTVSGHLYRIAQEAISNAIKHGKAKNIVIYLEALDEGITLRVQDDGVGLPEPLPAHNEGMGLRIMDHRASMIGAVFSARRGTAGGTVVTCTLRQENVPAKGSRE, encoded by the coding sequence ATGAAACAGAGTCCCAACCGGGCGAACGCATTTTTTATCCTCGCGGCGGTGGTGTCGGTTTTTGCGGTGGGCTTCGTGGATTATGCGACGGGCCGCGAGATCACGTTCTCGGTTTTTTATTTGCTCGCGGTGGGAATGGCGGCGTGGTTCGTGAATCGCGGGTTCGCGATTTTTATCTCGGTGTTGAGCGTGGTGGTGTCGGTGGCGGGTGATCTGGCGTCGGGCGCGCGTTATCCCAATCCGCTGGTGCCGATCTGGAATGCGTTCATCCTGCTCACTTTTTATCTGGTGGTCGTCTGGCTGCTGGCGCGGTTGCGGTCGCTGCACAATGAATTGGAGGCGCGGGTGAAATTGCGCACGAACGAACTTACCGAACAGATGGGCGAGCGTGAACGGCTGGAGCGCGAGTTGCTCGAAGTCAGTGACCGGGAGCAACGCCGCATCGGCCAGGATTTGCACGACAGCCTTTGCCAGCATCTCACGGGGACGGCGCTCGCGGGACAGGTGCTGGAGGAAAAACTCGCCATGCGAAATGTGCCCGAGGCGGCCGATGCCAGCAAAGTGGTAGAACTGGTCGAGGAGGGGATCGCGCTCTCGCGCAAGCTCGCCAAGGGTTTGCATCCGATCGAAATGGAGGCGGGCGGTTTGATGCAGGCGCTGGAGGAATTGGCGGCGAACACGGGTGATTTGTTTAAGGTGAGCTGCCGTTTCGAGTGCGATTCGCCGGTGTTGATTCACGACGTGACGGTATCGGGGCATTTGTATCGCATCGCGCAGGAAGCCATCAGTAACGCGATCAAACACGGCAAGGCGAAAAATATTGTTATCTATCTCGAAGCGTTGGATGAAGGCATTACGTTGCGGGTGCAGGATGACGGCGTGGGTTTGCCGGAGCCGTTGCCGGCGCATAATGAGGGCATGGGATTGCGCATCATGGACCATCGGGCGAGCATGATCGGCGCGGTGTTCAGCGCGCGGCGCGGCACGGCGGGCGGCACGGTGGTGACTTGCACATTGCGCCAGGAAAATGTTCCGGCGAAAGGTTCACGTGAATAA
- a CDS encoding response regulator transcription factor has product MNKPKTKIILVDDHPLVREWLTNLIHQQPDLVVCGEVETASVALTSIAASKPDVAIVDISLKDSSGIELIKNIKASHPGVAVIVLSMHDERLYAERALRAGARGYIMKRETTKNVIAAIRRVLEGKLYVSEKLAALLAEKFVDGPALDVRSPIEQLSDRELEVFQMLGEGYETRQVAEAMHVSMKTVQAYCARIKEKLKLANATELLREAIRWNEKRAAD; this is encoded by the coding sequence GTGAATAAACCGAAAACAAAAATCATTTTGGTGGATGACCATCCGCTGGTGCGCGAATGGCTGACGAACCTCATCCATCAGCAACCCGATCTCGTGGTTTGCGGGGAGGTCGAAACGGCGTCGGTCGCGCTGACTTCCATCGCGGCGTCGAAGCCCGACGTGGCCATCGTGGACATTTCGCTCAAGGATAGTTCGGGCATTGAACTGATAAAGAACATCAAGGCATCGCATCCGGGCGTGGCGGTGATCGTGCTTTCGATGCATGATGAACGGCTTTATGCCGAGCGCGCGTTGCGGGCGGGCGCGCGCGGTTACATCATGAAGCGGGAGACGACCAAGAACGTCATCGCTGCCATTCGCCGGGTGCTCGAAGGGAAATTATATGTCAGTGAAAAGCTGGCGGCGTTGCTCGCGGAAAAATTTGTGGACGGCCCGGCGCTGGACGTGAGGTCGCCGATCGAGCAACTCAGTGATCGCGAATTGGAAGTTTTTCAAATGCTTGGGGAGGGTTATGAAACCAGACAAGTCGCCGAGGCGATGCATGTGAGCATGAAAACGGTCCAGGCTTATTGCGCGCGCATCAAGGAAAAGCTGAAGCTGGCGAACGCCACGGAACTTTTGCGCGAGGCGATTCGCTGGAATGAGAAACGTGCGGCGGATTGA
- a CDS encoding TolC family protein, which translates to MRLLIYVVSSMIGEPSLGVAGVTNVVTGGRGLSLADAKQMAFERNWDLLAAKSGLDAATAQLIVAKEFPNPSLAWSTARIGTHDSSTPMGNGIYSRNYDTIVQVNQLIEIGGKRHARQMAGRAGVAGAKARFLDAKRTLDQGVTKAYVAALLAGENARVFHESSGFLHHEADIAQARLRAGDLSDSDEKQIEIGAEQYELQARAADATAVQARVAVEILLGEGEPNGQWTPTDSLDQLVANQGIVETNSVGVRPDIAAAAQDLRGSQAQLKLQKAERIPDPTFSIGIEHNPPGGGTGIGPDVNTVIAGVSFPLPLWNFNGGNIKAAQTTVDQSQIALDKARAQAVADIANAQVSYREASERWNMYREVTGPKSGKIRESLEFAYRKGGTSLVDFLEAERTDNDVRLATAQAMADTASTAADLLAAETTSTERELTSVK; encoded by the coding sequence ATGCGCCTGCTCATCTATGTGGTCTCTTCGATGATCGGAGAGCCGTCGCTGGGCGTGGCCGGCGTCACGAATGTCGTGACGGGCGGGCGGGGGTTGTCGCTCGCGGATGCAAAACAGATGGCGTTCGAGCGCAACTGGGATTTGCTCGCGGCAAAAAGCGGGCTCGACGCGGCCACCGCGCAGTTGATCGTGGCCAAGGAATTTCCCAATCCGTCGCTCGCATGGTCCACCGCGCGCATCGGAACTCACGACAGTTCCACGCCGATGGGCAATGGCATCTACAGCCGCAATTACGACACCATTGTCCAGGTCAATCAGCTTATTGAGATCGGCGGCAAACGGCATGCGCGCCAAATGGCGGGGAGGGCAGGTGTGGCGGGTGCGAAAGCGCGGTTTTTGGATGCGAAGCGGACGCTGGATCAAGGCGTCACCAAGGCGTACGTGGCGGCGTTGCTGGCGGGAGAAAATGCGCGGGTGTTCCATGAGTCTTCGGGGTTTTTGCATCATGAGGCGGACATCGCGCAGGCTCGATTGCGGGCGGGCGATCTTTCGGATTCCGACGAGAAACAAATCGAGATCGGGGCGGAGCAATACGAATTGCAGGCGCGCGCGGCGGATGCGACGGCGGTGCAGGCGCGTGTCGCCGTGGAAATTTTATTGGGCGAAGGCGAACCGAACGGCCAGTGGACGCCAACGGATTCGCTGGATCAGCTCGTCGCGAACCAAGGCATCGTCGAGACGAACAGCGTGGGAGTGCGTCCGGACATTGCGGCGGCGGCGCAGGATTTACGGGGTTCGCAGGCGCAACTCAAATTGCAAAAAGCCGAGCGCATTCCCGACCCGACGTTTTCCATCGGGATTGAGCATAACCCGCCGGGCGGCGGCACGGGAATCGGGCCGGATGTGAATACGGTCATCGCGGGAGTTTCCTTTCCGCTGCCGTTGTGGAATTTCAACGGCGGCAATATCAAGGCCGCGCAGACCACGGTGGACCAATCGCAAATCGCGCTCGACAAGGCGCGGGCGCAAGCCGTCGCGGACATCGCGAATGCCCAGGTGAGTTATCGCGAAGCCAGCGAGCGCTGGAATATGTATCGCGAGGTGACCGGCCCCAAGTCCGGCAAGATTCGCGAGTCGCTGGAGTTTGCCTATCGCAAGGGCGGGACTTCGCTGGTGGATTTTTTGGAAGCGGAGCGCACGGATAATGATGTCCGGCTGGCGACCGCGCAGGCGATGGCGGACACCGCCAGCACGGCGGCGGATTTGCTGGCCGCAGAAACGACCTCGACCGAACGTGAATTGACCTCCGTGAAATGA
- a CDS encoding efflux RND transporter periplasmic adaptor subunit encodes MKTEISNIKRSAAKAPKLGIGFWLRLSFAAIVAALLVIALAGCKQAAKADDAPAPKISANEIIFPTNAPQLASITVETTQNSSNASITLSGRLVWNDDFTVRIYSPVAGRVTKINAEPGQELSAGDALAEVDSPDFGQALAEARTASANAEAAEKAFSRAKELMQHGAAAEKDVETANAAAVAARAEKERSFARLANYGGNDSTTNSTYVLRSPLAGVLVERNITRGQEIRSDLMLANAPQLVLPLFVVTSPAHLWVQLDVPESQLHNLKRGLPLTVRSAALPDETFMGQVEMVAQSLDDTTHSVTVRGSVDNASLKLRAGMFVTAELPVEAVARLQVPAKAVFLRGSTHCIFVEEHPGDFQRREVKAGENAGDDVVVLSGLQPGERIVTDGALLLEEMFD; translated from the coding sequence ATGAAAACAGAAATTTCAAACATTAAAAGGAGCGCTGCCAAAGCACCGAAACTGGGCATCGGGTTTTGGTTGCGCCTGTCGTTTGCGGCAATAGTGGCGGCGCTGCTGGTTATCGCACTTGCCGGTTGCAAGCAAGCAGCCAAAGCGGATGACGCGCCAGCGCCGAAAATTTCTGCGAATGAAATTATTTTTCCGACGAACGCGCCGCAGTTGGCGAGCATCACTGTGGAAACGACGCAGAACTCGTCGAATGCCTCGATCACGTTGTCCGGGCGGCTGGTGTGGAATGACGATTTTACCGTGCGTATCTATTCGCCGGTGGCCGGACGCGTGACCAAAATCAACGCCGAGCCGGGGCAGGAACTCAGCGCGGGCGATGCGCTGGCGGAAGTGGATTCGCCGGATTTCGGGCAGGCGCTGGCCGAGGCCCGCACCGCTTCGGCCAATGCGGAGGCGGCGGAGAAAGCATTTTCTCGCGCGAAGGAATTGATGCAGCACGGGGCCGCCGCGGAAAAGGATGTCGAGACCGCGAATGCCGCCGCGGTGGCCGCGCGCGCGGAGAAAGAGCGTTCATTCGCGCGGCTGGCGAATTATGGCGGCAATGATAGCACTACGAATTCGACTTATGTTTTGCGCTCGCCACTCGCGGGTGTGCTGGTGGAAAGGAATATCACGCGCGGCCAGGAAATTCGTTCCGACCTGATGCTCGCCAACGCGCCGCAACTCGTCCTGCCGTTGTTCGTGGTGACTTCGCCGGCGCATTTGTGGGTGCAACTCGACGTGCCTGAAAGCCAGTTGCACAACCTGAAGCGCGGGCTGCCGCTCACGGTGCGCTCGGCTGCCCTGCCGGACGAAACCTTCATGGGCCAAGTGGAAATGGTGGCGCAATCGCTGGACGACACGACCCATTCGGTGACGGTGCGCGGCTCGGTGGACAATGCCTCGCTCAAGCTCAGGGCAGGCATGTTCGTGACTGCCGAATTGCCGGTCGAAGCGGTGGCGCGATTGCAGGTTCCGGCGAAGGCGGTTTTTTTGCGCGGCAGCACGCATTGTATTTTTGTGGAAGAACATCCCGGCGATTTTCAGCGGCGCGAAGTCAAGGCGGGTGAAAATGCCGGCGATGATGTGGTGGTGCTTTCCGGTTTGCAGCCGGGCGAACGCATCGTGACTGATGGCGCGCTGTTGCTGGAAGAAATGTTCGACTAG